A stretch of DNA from Nonomuraea helvata:
GTCACCCGCCTGATGGTGAACACCTGCTGCTCGGCCCTGGAGAAGGCCGGCCAGGTCTGATCCTCGCTCGCAGAGAAAAGAACGGGCCCCTCGTCGCCGAGGGGCCCGTTCTTGCATCGAGACGAGACGATTATGGCAGGCGGAAGTTCAGGTCGGGCTCGATTTCCGCGACATCCATCTGGGCCTTCTGCAGGCGGCCCGAATGGTCCCAGTTCATCGCCTGCCAGCGGGTGAACTGGTCGAGCACCCACATGCCCGACTGGCGGCTGCCGTTGCCCGACTTGCCGTTGCCGCCGAACGGGAGGTGGGCCTCGGCGCCCGAGGTGGAGTTGTTGACGCTGACCATGCCGGCCGAGATGCCCTCGCGGAAGCGGAAGGCGTGCTGCGGGTCACTGGTGTAGATGGAGCTCGACAGGCCGTAGCCGGGCAGGTTGGCCAGCTCGATGGCCTCGTCCAGGGTCCTGAACGTGGTCACGCCGACGATCGGGCCGAACGTCTCCTCCAGGAACAGCTGGTCGGTGGGCTGGACGCCGTCCACGACGACCGGGTGGTAGTAGAGGCCCTGCTCGCCGTCGAAGTCGCGGTGCGGGTTGTCCTTCGTGATCCGCCCGACATTTCCGGACACGACCTTGTGGTGGGGTTGGATCCAGGTCAGGAACTCCTCGTACCGGTCGGCGAACTTCTGGTCGAGCAGCGGGCCCGCCAGCACGTCCCCGTCAGGGTGGCCGATCGTCGACTCGCGTACGGCCCGCGCGTACCGCTCCACGAACTCGTCGTGCACGCTCTCATGCACGATCACCGTGCCCAGGCTCGTGCAGCGCTGGCCGGCCGTGCCGAAGCCCGAGAACAGCGCGCCCTCGACGGCCAGGTCGAGGTCGGCGTCCGGCATGATCACCATCGGGTTCTTGCCGCCCAGCTCCAGGCAGGCCGACTGCAGGTGCCGCCCGGTCAGCTCGCCGATCTTCCTGCCCACCTCGCTGGAGCCGGTGAACCCGACCTTCTGCACGCTCCCCTCCCCGAGGGCCTGCTCCAGTCCCTCGAACGTCTCGGCGCCGTCGGCGAAGACGAGGTTCAGCACACCGTCGGGCAGCCCGGCGGCCACGAAGAGCTGGAACATGGCGT
This window harbors:
- a CDS encoding aldehyde dehydrogenase family protein, translated to MSRQIVSIVGGKEAGTTATYASTNPSRTSEVVAHVGLADAGTFAAACRAAKEAQREWAKVPAPVRGRVIASIGRLVEANAERLARLVTEEIGKPYAEALGEVREIVDTCDFFLGEGRRLYGQTVPSEMPDKNLFTFRNPVGVAAVVTAGNFPVAVPSWYLVPALLCGNAVVWKPAEYAAASAHAMFQLFVAAGLPDGVLNLVFADGAETFEGLEQALGEGSVQKVGFTGSSEVGRKIGELTGRHLQSACLELGGKNPMVIMPDADLDLAVEGALFSGFGTAGQRCTSLGTVIVHESVHDEFVERYARAVRESTIGHPDGDVLAGPLLDQKFADRYEEFLTWIQPHHKVVSGNVGRITKDNPHRDFDGEQGLYYHPVVVDGVQPTDQLFLEETFGPIVGVTTFRTLDEAIELANLPGYGLSSSIYTSDPQHAFRFREGISAGMVSVNNSTSGAEAHLPFGGNGKSGNGSRQSGMWVLDQFTRWQAMNWDHSGRLQKAQMDVAEIEPDLNFRLP